The DNA region CTGAGAGTCGGATATACTTCTGCAGGATACTGTATCCGCTATGTCCAAGTGTCACGCGCACCACTTCCAGAGATGCTCCTGCCCGCAGCATAGAGGTAGCGCAGGTACGTCTCAATGCATGAGGTGTCACTTCCACGCCTGCGCGTTCCCCTGCTGCACGTACCACCTGATACAGTCCGTACAGTGTGAGTGGTCCCTTTGTGCCCTGCCACAGTTTATCCCCGTCCTCCAGTGGGAACGGCACGCTTTTGAGGTATCGGAGGATCTCCAGTTGTGCATCACGGGATAGCACCACCATTCTCTGTCGTGCGCCTTTACCGGTCACAATGAATCTGCCGTTCTTACCGTCCGCTACCGTCATAGTGAGGAACTCCGAGGCGCGCAGTCCTGTGTCTACCAGGGTAGCGATGATTGCGCGGTCTCGTCTGGACAACCAGTCTTTACCGTCACATGCATCCAGCAGTTTGTGCAGTTGCTCATCGTTGAGTGCCGTTTTAGCCACGTCCACACGTTTAGGCAGCTCCACTTTGCGCATGATGTCCTG from Armatimonadota bacterium includes:
- a CDS encoding integrase — protein: MNSNCAQELQRLKDIWLDYKRSQNLSPRSIEAYDKRVSWFIKYMDGFNLQSAEDIKPAHIVVYMQYLRELGWSSESVFDYCKDVRIWWRWLHKMELVNQDIMRKVELPKRVDVAKTALNDEQLHKLLDACDGKDWLSRRDRAIIATLVDTGLRASEFLTMTVADGKNGRFIVTGKGARQRMVVLSRDAQLEILRYLKSVPFPLEDGDKLWQGTKGPLTLYGLYQVVRAAGERAGVEVTPHALRRTCATSMLRAGASLEVVRVTLGHSGYSILQKYIRLSEEDIAEQHERYSPLQRLRRKRRR